One window of the Salvia splendens isolate huo1 chromosome 1, SspV2, whole genome shotgun sequence genome contains the following:
- the LOC121756744 gene encoding syntaxin-21-like isoform X1 produces MILGWAKEEIRLLDNDVAFNEAVIEEREHGIEEIQGQVREVNEMFKDLAVLVNEQSRAVDDIEHGIEVSAVSTTQAKLQLSKASKSGNSKTSWVSGIYLYNSCICHLNRIGDLTQKI; encoded by the exons ATGATTCTAGGTTGGGCAAAAGAG GAGATTCGGTTACTGGACAACGACGTTGCATTCAATGAAGCTGTAATTGAGGAAAGAGAACATGGAATTGAAGAGATTCAGGGCCAAGTTAGAGAAGTAAATGAGATGTTTAAGGACCTTGCAGTTTTAGTTAATGAGCAGAGCAGGGCTGTTG ACGACATTGAACATGGTATCGAGGTTTCTGCTGTCTCAACGACCCAAGCTAAGCTGCAGCTCTCTAAGGCATCAAAAAGTGGAAATTCTAAAACCTCTTGGGTGAGTGGAATTTATCTTTATAACAGTTGCATTTGTCACTTGAACCGGATTGGTGATTTGACCCAGAAAATATAG
- the LOC121756744 gene encoding syntaxin-22-like isoform X2 yields MILGWAKEEIRLLDNDVAFNEAVIEEREHGIEEIQGQVREVNEMFKDLAVLVNEQSRAVDDIEHGIEVSAVSTTQAKLQLSKASKSGNSKTSWCWWMLAIIVIIILVILRVLFL; encoded by the exons ATGATTCTAGGTTGGGCAAAAGAG GAGATTCGGTTACTGGACAACGACGTTGCATTCAATGAAGCTGTAATTGAGGAAAGAGAACATGGAATTGAAGAGATTCAGGGCCAAGTTAGAGAAGTAAATGAGATGTTTAAGGACCTTGCAGTTTTAGTTAATGAGCAGAGCAGGGCTGTTG ACGACATTGAACATGGTATCGAGGTTTCTGCTGTCTCAACGACCCAAGCTAAGCTGCAGCTCTCTAAGGCATCAAAAAGTGGAAATTCTAAAACCTCTTGG TGTTGGTGGATGCTGGCAATTATAGTGATCATCATCCTGGTCATACTACGCGTTCTTTTTCTGTAG
- the LOC121756702 gene encoding probable magnesium transporter NIPA8: MGEWVVGAFINLFGSIAINFGTNLLKLGHDERERHSSVANDGTNGKAFTKHIIHFQTWRIGIIFFILGNSLNFISFGYAAQSLLAALGSVQFVSNIAFAFFVLNKTVAVKVLIATAFIVLGNIFLVAFGNHQSPVYTPEQLAEKYGNTTFLIYCLILVIVVILSHSMYRRGELMLAMSGHEIKPYWQMLLPLSYALVSGAIGSCSVLFAKSLSNLLRLSMSNGYQLHSWFTYSMLLLFFSTAGFWMARLNEGLSLFDAILIVPMFQIVWTFFSICTGFVYFQEYQVFDSLRTTMFILGMVSVFIGISLLAPDEVKGGDVKDTPLVSVTTAHPNDGDRFAAPSEESSIKDLRSLVQTMRIKLASLLTKTKGACSLPFGLGDESINASSVLVIPMVSSKITGFRGHVIDRNKFFSFRHPGWSRIDEEDDDEALLESSTLLPHSIK, translated from the exons ATGGGGGAGTGGGTTGTTGGAGCGTTCATCAACCTTTTCGGCAGCATTGCAATCAACTTTGGAACTAATCTCCTTAAATTGGGTCATGATGAG agagaaagaCATTCTAGTGTTGCCAATGATGGGACAAATGGGAAAGCTTTTACAAAGCATATTATACACTTCCAGACATGGAGAATCG ggattatcttttttattcttgGAAACTCTcttaatttcatttcatttggcTATGCCGCTCAG TCCCTTCTTGCAGCTCTGGGATCTGTACAATTTGTCTCGAACATCGCATTTGCCTTTTTCGTGCTAAATAAAACTGTGGCTGTCAA AGTGCTCATAGCCACAGCCTTCATTGTTCTTGGAAACATCTTCCTTGTGGCTTTTGGAAACCACCAATCACCTG TTTATACACCTGAGCAGTTGGCAGAGAAGTATGGCAATACCACTTTCCTGATATATTGTCTGATTCTGGTTATCGTTGTTATCTTGAGTCACTCAATGTACAG GAGAGGAGAACTGATGCTTGCTATGTCAGGGCATGAAATCAAACCCTACTGGCAAATGCTTCTTCCACTTTCTTATGCTCTTGTTTCAGGTGCTATCGGATCATGTTCGGTACTGTTTGCCAAGTCTCT ATCAAATCTTCTAAGGTTGTCCATGTCAAATGGGTATCAGTTGCATAGTTGGTTCACTTACTCCATGCTACTATTGTTTTTCAGTACAGCTGGATTTTGG ATGGCAAGACTAAATGAAGGATTGTCTCTGTTTGATGCAATACTCATTGTCCCCATGTTTCAGATTGTTTGGACATTTTTCTCCATTTGTACAGGATTTGTATACTTTCAAGAATATCAG GTATTCGATTCATTACGAACAACGATGTTCATACTAGGAATGGTTTCTGTATTCATAGGCATTTCATTGCTGGCACCTGATGAAGTAAAAG GTGGGGATGTCAAAGATACACCACTGGTCTCTGTAACTACAGCTCATCCAAATGATGGAGACAG ATTTGCTGCACCCTCTGAGGAGTCTTCTATCAAAGACTTGAGATCACTCGTGCAAACAATGCGGATTAAACTAGCGAGCTTGCTTACCAAGACCAAG GGTGCTTGCTCACTACCGTTTGGTTTGGGAGATGAATCGATTAACGCATCGTCAGTTCTTGTGATACCCATGGTTTCATCTAAAATAACTGGCTTCAGAGGGCATGTAATTGATAGGAACAAGTTCTTCTCTTTTAGACATCCTGGTTGGAGTAGGATTGAtgaggaggatgatgatgaagcTTTATTGGAGTCATCAACTCTACTTCCTCACAGTATAAAGTAG